The Ardenticatenales bacterium DNA window GCCAGTTGGCGTAGATGAAGGGATGGCAGTCGCCGCAGGCGGCGCTGCCGATGTAGTCGGCGTCGTAGAGGGAGGTGTAGGATTCGTATTCGGTGAAGAGGAGGAGGATGGCGGTGATGAGGAGAATGCCGGCACTCACCGATACCAATCCAATCTGCGTACCACGCCTGGCCGGACGGCTTTTTCGTTTTGCCATGTGTGTTTACCTCAATTTGCGGGGCGGATAGACCATTGCACGACCCGTCCATTATAGCGAAGGCGGAGGGAAGAAGGAAGAGGTATGAGGTATGAGGTATGAGGTATGAGGGAGGGTGTTATTTGCCGCCTGCTACTCGCCACTTGCCACTCGCTACTTACCACTTGCCACTTGCCCCTCGCCACTTGCCACTTGCCCCTCGCCACTCCCTGTCACGTTTTTGGTGTTGGTGGTGTTTAGAAGGGTGAATTTGCCGTGGCAAAGAAGAATGAAGGAGCAGAAATGCATGTGGCTGACCCATTGTTGACCGATACCTTGCTGCTGCAGCGCATGGCGGCGGGGGACGGCGTTTCGTTCGATACCCTCTTTTATCGTTATTATGATCGCGTCTATGGTGTGTTGTTTCGTCTGTTGGGCAATCGAGTGGAGGCGGAGGATATGACGCAGGAGGTTTTCTTGACGTTGTACCAGAAGCCGCCGCGCGGGCGCGCGCAGGAGGAGCATAACGTCGGGGCGTGGCTGTACCGGGTGGCGACGAATATGGGTTACAACTACATTCGCAGCCGCCAGCGGCGCTGGCAGCGAAATGTGCTGCTGGTTCCGGGGGTGGATCCCAGCCAGGCGACGGCATGGGATAGTGATCCGGCGCAGCAAGTGGAGCGGCGAGAAACGGCGGGGTTGGTGCGCCGGGCGCTGGCGACCCTGCCCCGGCGCCAGGTGCAGTTGCTTTTGCTGCGGCAAATGGGTTTGAGTTACGCGGAACTGGCGCAGGTTTGCCAGGTGTCGCCGACATCGGTGGGGACGCTGCTGGCGCGCGCGGCCACGGCGTTCCGGCGGGCGTATGACGAGGCGCGGCAGGTTGTGCCTGGCCAGGAGGTAGAAGCAGATGAAGAAAATGGACGATCATTTTGATGCGGCGGAGTTGGATGCGGTGATGGTGTCGTTGACGGTGTTGGAGCCGGGGGTGGGGGATGCGCCAATGCCGGCATCTCAAGCCCTCACCCACATCAAACAACGCGCCGATCACACCCCTCCCCGTTTGTGGGATATAATCCTCAAGGAGTTAACGACCATGTTCAAACGTAAGTATGCGATAGCCACTCTTTTCGTTGTTCTCGTCATCGGCGGCGCCTTTGCCATCCCCTCCGTCCGCGCCGCCGCCAGCGAATTCCTCGGCCTCTTCCGCGTGCAGAAATTCGCCCCCATCTCGGTTTCGCCGCGCCAGTTGCGCATGTTGGAATCGCTGGCCGACCAGGGTTTGACCCCCGGAGAACTCGAAATCGTTTCCGGGCCAGCCGCTGATAAAGCCGTCAGCAACGTGGCCGAAGCCGCCGCCGTTGCCGGCGCGCCCGTGCTGGCCCCGCAGGTGTTGAGCGAACCGGACCGGCTCTACGTGTCCGCGCAGGCGCAAGGGCGACTCACCGTCAACCTGGCGCAAAGTCGCGCTATCCTGGCGGCCGCGGGCGTTGACGCCGCCCTATTGCCGGACAGCCTCGATGGGGCTGTCGTGGATGTCACCATCTATCCGGCGGTGAGCATGAACTGGCAGGCAAGCGGCATTTCCCTGGTGCAGACGGATAGCCCTCTGGTGGATTATCCTGATGATGTTGATCCCGCCGTGTTGGGTGAAGCGTTGCTGCAACTCCTGGGCATGTCTGACGCGGAAGCGGCCCGCCTCGCGGCCAGCATTGACTGGACGAACACCTTGCTCTTCCCTGTGCCGGAGAATCTGGCGACCTTTAGCGAGGTGACGGTGCAGGGCGGCAGCGGCATGGCACTCACCAGTCTGGATGGGCAGGATAATGCCCTGATGTGGCAAAAAGATGGCCGTGTCTTTATCCTGGAAGGGCCGGAAACGGTGCGTAATCTGGTACGTATCGCTAAC harbors:
- a CDS encoding sigma-70 family RNA polymerase sigma factor, whose amino-acid sequence is MHVADPLLTDTLLLQRMAAGDGVSFDTLFYRYYDRVYGVLFRLLGNRVEAEDMTQEVFLTLYQKPPRGRAQEEHNVGAWLYRVATNMGYNYIRSRQRRWQRNVLLVPGVDPSQATAWDSDPAQQVERRETAGLVRRALATLPRRQVQLLLLRQMGLSYAELAQVCQVSPTSVGTLLARAATAFRRAYDEARQVVPGQEVEADEENGRSF